Part of the Cyanobacteriota bacterium genome, TATTAATATATTTATATTTGTAGTTTTCATTGTATTTAGTGTTTCCGTCCCCTTGCGGGGTGGTGGTTGTGAAACTTGGATATTGAACATCATATACAGTACCTGTGTACTGGTTTCCGTCCCCTTGCGGGGTGGTGGTTGTGAAACCTGTGTTATATGCACCGAGAAACAAGTCTTCTGAACAACCGTTTCCGTCCCCTTGCGGGGTGGTGGTTGTGAAACTCGCGGGGCGCATGGAGCCCGGGGCGGCGGCGTATCGGTTTCCGTCCCCTTGCGGGGTGGTGGTTGTGAAACCCCTTGCTTAGGAGGCATCTCCTGGCGAGGGTTACAGCGGTCAAATCTCCAGAGACGGTTTTCCACACCTGGTTTTGTACGGTCGAAAATGACCTTAACGACCCGTGGTGAAGGTTGAAACTTGCTCTAGGAGCGGCACCTCCAGAGGTCAACGAAGTTATGCGGTTTTCAAGGATCGGGTGACCTGTGGAGATCATAGTTCTGAGTATACTGAGGCTAGGGTAGAAGGGCAAGAAATCTAATGTTAAATTATGTAAAGTTTGGGGGTCTGGGGCTAGGCTACTCCTAGGGGCTAGTGACGGTGAGAGTTCTCGGTAAGGCATCTGCTAAAGTCTAATGATTTAGGCTAGGATCCGTTTATTGGACTGCCGCGATCGCAGCTACTTTCTATCGCTTAGACCACATGGCTACCCTTGCTCAAGGGTGTGATGCTCTGGGGCCGCTACTTCAATCACAAGTTCAGGTGCACCTTTAAGGTAATTATCCAAGGTAATTATCCAATGTAGTCATCCAATGTAGTCATCAGCACTCAGGCAAGACTACCGCCTCCTGTCTGATCAACCGGCAACGAGGGTAGTCGATGGGATAGGCTGGTGAGTGTATGTTCGATCGAGACAGTATGCAGCTTGGTTTACGGTCCAATGGTTCACAGCCCCATGTCGTGGTTGAGGCTCCGATCGCAGCCTATCTGCATATTCCCTTTTGTCGGCGGCGCTGCTATTACTGTGATTTTCCGGTGTCGGTGGTGGGCGATCGGGCTAGGGGTAGCACCTCCGGCACAATTCAGCGCTATGTAGAGGTATTGAGTGCAGAAATTCAGGGGATGGGAACGATCGTCCCGCCGGGGGCATCTCCGTTGCAAACGGTGTTTTTTGGGGGTGGCACGCCCTCCTTGTTAGCTCCTGAGCAACTTGATCGCTTGCTTACCAGTCTCCACCAGCAGTTTGGCATTGCCACTGGCGCTGAGATTACGATCGAGATGGATCCTGGCACCTTTGACCTCGCCCACATTCGGGCCTACCAACAGGCAGGGATTAATCGCGTAAGCTTGGGTGTGCAAGCCTTTCAGCATGACCTACTGAACCTGTGTGGACGCACTCACACAGTAGCGGATATCTACGATGCAGTGGATTGTCTCCACCAAGCGGGGATAGAGAACATCAGCCTAGATTTAATCTCTGGGTTACCTTACCAAACCCTAGACCAGTGGCAAGAGTCCTTAGAAAAGGCGATCGCCCTTGCCCCTACCCATCTGTCTTGCTATGACCTGATTGTGGAACCCAAAACCGCCTTTAGCCGCCGCTACCAACCCGGAGAAACGCCCCTACCGACGGAGGCGATCGCCGCCGACATGTATCGCCTTGCCCAACAGTTGCTGACTAGCGCTGGCTATCGGCACTACGAAATTTCTAACTATGCACGAGATGGCTACGAGTGTCGCCATAACCAAGTCTATTGGCGCAACCAGCCCTACTACGGCTTTGGCATGGGTGCTGCTAGCTACCTAAACGGCTGGCGGTTTACCCGTCCCCGCAAGACCCAAGACTACTTCGCCTGGGTGGAGGCTATGCTGTCCTCGTGCCAGTTCCCCATCCCCCCTTGCCCCCAACCACCAGACCTGTTAGAGACCTTAATGTTGGCCTTGCGAACTGCGGAAGGGATCAGCCTTGACCCCGTGGCCGCCCAGTATGGTACTGATGCCGTTAACCGTCTGTGGAATTGTCTGCAACCCTACTATCACCGAGGCTTGGTAGTGCTTATGCCAGAGGGCGATAGTGCTAGGGCGATTGTTCCCCCCATCCAGGCTGACACTGATCAGGCAGGGCTGGCATCAGGGTATCGTCTACGATTGCAGGATCCAGAGGGCTTTCTAGTATCCAATACCATTCTCGCTGACCTATTTGCAGCCCTGGAGTGAGGGAAGAGCGCTTTACACCGCCAAGAATCGCTGAATTACGTCGTTGCTTAATTCTGAAGTAGGCCCAGAGGCGACAATGCCACCTTTTTGCATGGCGTAGTACCAATCTGCTTGCCGGACAAAGTGCAAGTGTTGTTCTACCAGCAACACTGACATGCCTTTGGTTGCTACAATTTGGCGCACAGCGGCTTCAATTTCTAGGATGATGGAGGGCTGAATGCCCTCGGTGGGTTCGTCTAAAACCAGCAGGCGAGGGTTGCCCATCAAGGCCCGGGCGATCGCCAACTGCTGTTGCTGACCGCCGCTGAGGTCACCACCCATACGACCCAGCATGGTTTTCAACACGGGAAAGAGGGCAAAAATCTCATCGGGAATTGCCTGATTGCGGTTACGACTGTGGGGACGAGCCTCTAACCCCAGCAGTAGATTTTCCATGACTGTCAATCGGGGAATAATTTCTCGTCCCTGGGGTACATAGCCGATGCCCAGTCGCGCCCGTTGGTCAGGAGTTTTGTC contains:
- the hemW gene encoding radical SAM family heme chaperone HemW, whose amino-acid sequence is MFDRDSMQLGLRSNGSQPHVVVEAPIAAYLHIPFCRRRCYYCDFPVSVVGDRARGSTSGTIQRYVEVLSAEIQGMGTIVPPGASPLQTVFFGGGTPSLLAPEQLDRLLTSLHQQFGIATGAEITIEMDPGTFDLAHIRAYQQAGINRVSLGVQAFQHDLLNLCGRTHTVADIYDAVDCLHQAGIENISLDLISGLPYQTLDQWQESLEKAIALAPTHLSCYDLIVEPKTAFSRRYQPGETPLPTEAIAADMYRLAQQLLTSAGYRHYEISNYARDGYECRHNQVYWRNQPYYGFGMGAASYLNGWRFTRPRKTQDYFAWVEAMLSSCQFPIPPCPQPPDLLETLMLALRTAEGISLDPVAAQYGTDAVNRLWNCLQPYYHRGLVVLMPEGDSARAIVPPIQADTDQAGLASGYRLRLQDPEGFLVSNTILADLFAALE
- the urtE gene encoding urea ABC transporter ATP-binding subunit UrtE produces the protein MSYSTVAALDPTETETAPMLRVTGLNVYYGESHILRDVDLTVPVGKMVCLIGRNGVGKTTLLKTVMGLLKPRRGTIALAGTPINDKTPDQRARLGIGYVPQGREIIPRLTVMENLLLGLEARPHSRNRNQAIPDEIFALFPVLKTMLGRMGGDLSGGQQQQLAIARALMGNPRLLVLDEPTEGIQPSIILEIEAAVRQIVATKGMSVLLVEQHLHFVRQADWYYAMQKGGIVASGPTSELSNDVIQRFLAV